The following are encoded together in the Macadamia integrifolia cultivar HAES 741 chromosome 10, SCU_Mint_v3, whole genome shotgun sequence genome:
- the LOC122090567 gene encoding GPI transamidase component PIG-T: MLFLRSILFVLVLSHYFFSPIFAGSTEEEEFSEELLLKPLPDRKVLAHFHFDSRAPPSTSHGRHHRLFPKAIAQLVQKFRIREMELSFTQGRWNYEQWGGFDPVSSANAKPPGVELWAVFDVPSDQVDSTWKNLTHTLAGLFCASINFLESSTAYASPHWSFRPFLGALRYGALPREAVCTENLTPWLKLLPCRDKAGLAVLMDRPSIYRGFYHSQRLRLTSSETDSEVGVERGISLEQTLTVVLQPGEPQPSWSLSSIFGRKITGKCELAKSSTVFIGLERNLVSELNESGKKNEKNWVAEKAYGSWSNPVFQLSFSPDRVIEEINNGHGGNSAVLYEFSTEKYSDYEPFDVSLTWKQPVFWSSPQAPFHTSRFLMGSGNARGSIAITLKSTELVKGFLGDSANKGSCKVRIEVFQVVPWYVKVYFHTLRIFVDGEAQIVSETIEKIRVSPSEDRVSPGLMEMLLRLPCDMKSGVLTIEFDKGLLHIDEYPPDANQGFDIPSAVISFPDFEASMHFLKEDSSKSPLLSKFQEKNPVLSYTEILLVPLATPDFSMPYNVITITCTVFALYFGSLLNVLRRRVAEEERFLKSQASGKGGPLPRLLSKLLRKLRGRPEEPSQSQSPSSSLLTPKFILKVLLVAGIAVGWHFYSE, from the exons ATGTTGTTTCTACGTTCTATTCTCTTTGTTCTTGTGCTATCCCACTATTTCTTCTCTCCAATCTTTGCTGGATcgactgaagaagaagagttttcCGAAGAATTGCTTCTGAAACCCTTGCCTGATCGGAAAGTCCTTGCTCATTTTCACTTCGACAGCAGAGCTCCCCCATCGACTAGCCATGGCCGCCATCATCGGCTCTTCCCCAAAGCCATCGCTCAACTG GTCCAAAAATTCCGGATTCGTGAGATGGAGTTGTCATTCACGCAAGGCCGCTGGAACTACGAACAATGGGGTGGATTTGATCCTGTATCGAGCGCAAATGCGAAACCTCCCGGAGTTGAGTTGTGGGCTGTCTTCGATGTTCCATCTGACCAGGTCGATTCAACCTGGAAAAATCTGACCCACACCCTCGCGGGTCTCTTTTGTGCTTCCATTAACTTCTTGGAATCATCTACTGCTTATGCTTCTCCACATTGGAGCTTTCGACCATTCTTGGGTGCCCTTAGATATGGTGCTCTGCCACGGGAGGCTGTTTGTACTGAGAACCTAACTCCCTGGTTGAAATTGCTCCCTTGTCGAGACAAAGCCGGACTTGCTGTTCTAATGGACAGACCTTCTATCTATAGGGGTTTCTATCATTCACAGCGGTTAAGGTTGACATCAAGTGAAACGGATTCAGAGGTTGGGGTGGAACGTGGGATTTCGCTTGAACAGACTCTTACAGTCGTTCTTCAACCTGGAGAACCGCAGCCAAGTTGGTCTTTAAGCTCAATTTTTGGCAGGAAAATCACTGGAAAATGTGAACTTGCAAAGTCTAGCACTGTATTCATTGGACTTGAGAGGAATCTAGTCTCTGAACTCAATGAGTCGggaaagaagaatgagaaaaattGGGTTGCTGAAAAGGCCTATGGCTCTTGGAGTAACCCAGTATTTCAGCTTTCTTTTAGTCCTGATAGGGTAATTGAAGAGATAAACAACGGGCATGGTGGGAACTCAGCTGTTCTATATGAGTTCTCCACTGAGAAATATAGTGATTATGAGCCATTTGATGTAAGTTTGACATGGAAACAGCCTGTGTTCTGGTCGTCTCCTCAAGCACCATTCCACACTAGTAGGTTCTTAATGGGAAGTGGGAATGCTAGAGGTTCTATTGCTATCACTTTGAAATCTACAGAATTAGTCAAGGGATTCTTGGGTGATAGTGCCAACAAAGGCAGCTGTAAGGTGCGGATTGAAGTTTTCCAAGTTGTGCCTTGGTATGTGAAAGTTTATTTTCATACTCTTCGGATTTTTGTTGATGGAGAAGCACAAATTGTTTCGGAGACCATAGAGAAAATACGGGTTTCACCTTCTGAAGATAGGGTCTCACCTGGGCTGATGGAGATGCTTTTGAGACTTCCTTGCGACATGAAATCAGGTGTTCTAACCATAGAGTTCGATAAG GGATTATTACACATTGATGAATATCCTCCAGATGCTAATCAGGGATTTGACATTCCATCAGCTGTAATTAGTTTTCCTGACTTTGAAGCAAGTATGCATTTTCTTAAAGAGGACTCCAGCAAGTCACCATTGTTATCTAAGTTTCAG GAGAAGAATCCTGTGCTGTCTTACACAGAAATATTACTTGTGCCTCTTGCCACTCCTGATTTTAGCATGCCTTACAATGTGATTACAATCACATGCACGGTGTTTGCTTTGTATTTTGGATCACTGCTCAATGTATTAAGGAGGCGGGTTGCTGAGGAAGAAAGATTCTTAAAAAGCCAAG CTTCCGGGAAAGGAGGTCCACTTCCCCGGCTCCTATCAAAGTTGCTTAGGAAGTTAAGAGGAAGACCAGAAGAACCATCACAGTCACAATCACCGTCATCTTCCTTACTAACTCCTAAGTTCATACTCAAAGTCCTATTAGTGGCAGGGATTGCTGTTGGTTGGCATTTTTATTCTGAATGA